A region of the Acidimicrobiia bacterium genome:
TAGAGCGCGCTTCCCAGGCGTGAGCGTGAGCGATTCGACAGGTTCGGAAATGTTGCCTCGGATTACACGTTGAAGCGGACGAAGAGCACGTCTTCTGGTCTAACAACGTAAGACTTTCCCTCCAAACGCACAGCCCCTCTTCGCCGAGCTTCCTTGAGAGATCCTACCTCTAGAAGCTTTTTAGCAGGAATCACTTCTGCCCTAATGAAACCGCGCTCCATGTCAGAGTGGATTCGGCCGGCCGCTTCGAGCGCGGTTGATCCTTCTGGGAGGAGCCATGCCCTAGCCTCTTTGTCGTTTGCCGTGTAAAAGACAATGAGGCCCAACGCCCGAAGAACAGCCGATGCGAGACGCGTCGCTATCGGAGTTTCAATGGAAAACTCGGCGGCCATTTCAGCAGCCGTGTCGGCATCGGCTTCTGCAATCTCTGCCAATCCGGCTTCGATCTCGAGGGGCGAGGCTATAACCGCCGTCGCGACCTTGGCGAGCTTATCGGCTACGAGGCGCTGAAGTTTTTCGGCGTTTGTCGCTAAGGACTCGTCTATGTTGACAATAACTATCAAAGGCTTGGATATGACCAGCCCCCACTCTTTCGGAATCAAGCTTGTGTCCCGGGCGAGATTGCGCGCAGCCTCGATGTCTTGGGACTCCAGCAACGACACAAGCTTTTGAGAGGCTTCGACTACGACGCTCACATGACGGTCCCCAGCCGCCGCAATTTTTTTTAGCCGAGGTATCGCTCCTTCTATAACAGAGAGGTCTTCGAGAATAGCAGTATCCACCCAGCGATAAACTTGGCCGATCCCTTCTTTCGATGCTTGTGTGGCATCCTGGGAAGCCTCGGGCCGCACGACGACCACGACGCAGTCGCTTTCCCTTATGGGAGCGACCGAGCGCCCACCTACTTCCTCGAAAGAGAGTTTCACGGGGGTAACTTGTGCGGATCCTTCTGCTTGAGCTATGCGAACCAGGGTCTCGTCCGGAAGTGAATACACGATGTGAGAGTGTTTTGCGCCGGGGCTCGTTCTGCCCAATGCCCTCAAAAGAGTGGACTTTCCTGATCGAGGTTCCCCAGAAACGGTTGTACGCTCCATCGATGCGCGTCTCGTTGATCAGTGGTCTTCGGACCGTGAAGAGGATCCCATCGAGAACTGACGGCGATAGCGAGAGGTCGACGATTTGGAAAACGAAGCTAATTCGCACAAGCACGTAGTTCCCAGCAAAGAGAAGTTCGGGAGAGCCGTCCCCCTTTTAGTGATCGTAGTGGTCATAGCTGCACTCACCCGTTTTTCTGGACTATCGCACCCCAGGGAGGTGTACTTCGACGAAACCTACTATGCCAACGATGCCGTTGTATACCTAGAAGGCCGGGAGGCGTTTCGAGATAACTTGGACGCACGGTATGGAGGAACCTCTCGTGCTTCCCAGATTGTGCCTGTTGGAGCTGTGCCAGGCGAGATTTCGTGGGTCCATCCGCCTTTAGGAAAGTGGGCCATTGCCATTGGGATCATACTCTTTGGCAAGCAGCCGCTCGGATGGAGGGCACTTCCAGCGACCTTTGGAACGGTAGCTGTCGGACTGGTATTCGTCATTGCCTGGCTCCTGTGGGAAAAGCGGAGCTGGGCATTTCTCGCCGCACTCATGGTGGCGGTGGACGGCCTGGAGATCACCATGTCGCGGGTGGCTATGCTCGACATATTTGCTGCAACCTTCATGCTCGCATCTTTCGCTTGTTTGCTGGCAGAAAGGCACAGACTCACTCGCATGAGACAGTCATTATTGACGAGTACGAGCGGAGTGACCGATGGGCAAGGCATTTATCCGGACCCAACCGGCTCTATCCACTCGTATCCAAGGCAAAATCCCGACGAACCTTGGGACGCGGTCTACCAAGATCTCGAATACTCACAAGACTTTGAATACTCAGTCCAGTGGCGAGATGAATCGCCTCGCTCGTCTCTCGGTTCCAAGCGTTATCTTGCATTGTCCGGTGTGTTGATGGGCCTCGCTTTGGCTTCCAAGCTCAACGCGCTGTTCGCTTGGGTCATTGTGGTCGTCTTTGCGCTCGTATGGTATGTGCAGCTTCGCGCTCCCACCACCCGTGCTTCGGATGCAATCATGAACTGCCTTCCTAGGGTTTTGACTTTACTGGTTTTTGTACCCGCCCTCGTGTATGTGATCAGCTTTACACGCTTCTACGTAGACAACGCCGCCGGATCTATCGGAAAAAATCCGCTGGGGACCCTTTCAGAGTTCGTCAAGTTACAGGTGAATACAGTCAAATACCACTCGACGATGCGCCAGGATCATCCGTACAAGTCGTCCCCGCAATCCTGGCCCCTCATGTGGAGGCCGATCGCTTTTTGGTATCACGATTACCAAAACGGGATGCGAGGCCACATTTTGGCGGTAGGCAATCCAGTACTTTGGTGGTCTTACCTTCTGTGCTTTCCTGCGCTGCTCGGATTAATCGTTGCCAAGAGGCGCTGGCAGGACATCTTTGTTTTGGCAGGCTATGCAGGGCAGTATCTACCGTGGTTCGCGTCTTCTCGGACTGCCTTTTTTTATTACATGCTTCCCGTCGTGCCATTTATGGCTTTGACAATTGTTTCGGTGGTGGGCTCGCTTCGAAAACGCGTTCGACAGGCTGTTTTCATGGGCCTGGGGAGTGCGGCTTTACTCGCAGGGATCGCTTTCTATCCCATATGGACGGGAATTCCTATTGCCGAATCGATCTGGTCACGACTTATGCTTTTCCGGAGTTGGATTTAAAGTGTCGGCAAGGTTAGTGAGTATTGGGAGCCGCATAGGATGAGCAAGAGGACAAGAAAGCGGAGAGCAAAGGCGAGGCGGTCTAAAGCAAACCACCGCAAGCGTCCTAACACTGGATAATCCTAGCCGGGGTGCGAGTGCGTGTTCTAGACATTCCGCCGAAATACCACACGAATACTAGGGTCGCCAGGAAGGACAAGGTGGCAATCGATCCCCACCTAGGTTCCAGTCCGAGATAGGAGATTACGATCCCCGCTGGAATAGACGATAAGGAAGCAGATCCGGCATCCCCCAGGGAAAATCGAGTGATCGGCACCATCCCATAAGAGGGTAGTGTCACTCCCAAAAGCGATGCCACCGCAGCCACACTCCAGGCCCCAATTCCGGAAAGCGTTATCGTCGTTACCATGCGGCGCACAGGAATTTTTGCGAGCAATGCTGCAGTTACTGCGGCGGCCACCAGGCCGGCGAGGGGTCCTTGCACTGCAGAAGCTTGGTTGGGGCTGGAAAAGATGGCAGTCACCAAGGCTGGCGCTGTGCCTGCTTGAACAGTCGCAGCGGGTATCGAGATCCAGGTGAGCTTCGATGTTTGTGCCATCCGGAGGGACGACTCGTTGTTGTCGACGGAGTAGGCCGAGCGGCGAATAGCCGCAGTTGTGGTTGCAACGGCAAGAATTCCTGCCCCTGCTCGGAACAGCGTTATCGACTTTCCCTCGAGCGGAACCGCACCTAGCCCGATGCCGCCTGCCCAGGCGATCGTTAATGCAACGCCTGTGAATCCGACCAACATCCAACTGCGCTTAGGGATTTTCGTGGAATTCCCGTATGCCCAGAGAAGAAAAAAGGGCCCAAAGGTGGCTGAGAAAACAATGGCAAACGCGGGGAACACCTCAGTGCCCCCCTTCACTGGGCCGCATTACTGCTCTCGACAAAGGTTCTAAAAGTGGCGAGCCGTCTCGCACGAACACGGGGTATTCGTCTAGTGGCACCTTCATTTCTAGGCGCGTGTCACCGTTGTAAATGCGCCCGGGGTCGAACAGGTAACGCCAGCTTCCTTGGTCGGGTAGTCGCACATCGGACGCGCCCGACTCGTCGATGATTGGCTGAACGAAGATGTCGGGGCCGAGCGTGTAAGAGAAAGTCCTGCGATCCAGGAAGCGCATCGCTGACTGCTGCTCTATAGGGAATCGATGTGCCAACTCAAGAATATACGGGACGAGAGCCATGTGTATTCGGACGAAGCGAGCGTAGGCCTCGGTTGCCTCGGGGCCGTAGCCGAACGGACGGTGCTCGGCTATCCCTCCGTTCTCCATAACGGGCGAGAACGCGCCCAGAGCTGCCCAGCGAAGCAAGAGATCTCGGGGGACAACCGATCCCGGAGGGGCTATATATCCGCCAATGTCGGAACCGAAGCCAAAGTATCCGAGTTCCGAGGAGTAGTAAAAGTTGAGGAGGGCTCCCCTGATCCCGGTGTAGTGGTTGGGATCGAAGGAACTCAACTGGTCGCCGACCCATCCAGACCAACCGATTTCAGGTGGAGAGAACGAGTGAGCCAGAGCAGCTTTGGGGCCCGGATCACGGCGTTGCGTGTCGACGGGCCTAGCTGTGATCATGGCATCAGCTCCCCGTGCTAGCCTGGTGATTTGGTAGAGGGTGGCGTAATACTGTCTCGAGTACTCTAGGGGCGAAACCTGGCGAGATAGATATGGAGACCACGGGGCCGCGACTACGTAGGGATCTGTCGCATCGACTTTGAATCCATCGACTCCTAGGGAGAGTGCCTTGTCCATTAGGGAGCCCCACCACTGAACAGCTTCGGGGTTGAAGAAATCGACTAGGCTGCCTTGCCCTTTCCACCATCGAACGACTTTGGGCGATCTTTGAGGACCTTCGGTCATGAAAAACCCTTTTCTGGCCGCTAGTTCGTACTCGGATCTGGCTTCGAGGTTCATGACGCCGGTTATCCATACGATGACTTTTACCCCCCGAGAGTGAAAGTAGGCGACCATACCTGCAAAATCTTGAAAGCGGTTCGGATCGGGCTCGAACGTGTTATATGCAGTTTCCCACGGGCTGTCGATAATCACTGCTGTAACCGTGATTCCGCGGTCGAGGTAGCTATCAACGAGCCGGACAGCGCTGTCTTGTGTGGACTCGTCTTCCCATACCCAGTGGCCGTACACCCAGGAGGGGGGCGGTGAAGTTTCGGTTACCGAGATTTTTTGTACGTGGCTAGCGTCGGCCGGTGCTGGTCGGTCAATAGATATAAACGGCGACGATGGTAGGTGCGGCTCTGGAGACTGTGTAGCTAGACAGGAAACTGCCAAAATCGCGCCAGCGATGGCGATCCGTGTGAGTACCCGCAGTGTGCGTGCACGCACGAAATCTCGACAAACGAGCCGTCCAGCCATATGCCTGGAAAACATAACCCCGACTCTTTGTCTTTAGGTTTTCTTAACGGAGGATGGGGTTGGGGAAGGTGTTCTGGATGGGGTCGGCTTTCTGGTCGGGGGAGGGCTCGAAGTTTCTTTGGGAGACGCCGGCACTGTTTGCGACGGTGAGGCATCGGAAAGCTCGGATTCTTGGAAACCAGGAGGTTGCTCCTGGCTTGGCTCTTCTCCGTAAAGTTTATTAACCGAAGCCGAGAGCAACATGTACCCATCGAAGGTCTCAACGGATCTAGCCCTGATGCCCGCTATGGGGGGAATAGGTAGGACCGCCGACAATGCAGCTTTGGCGCTAGACGTCTCGACTCCCTTCTGATCGATGGCTTTAGGCTCGAGCGTCAACATGGTATCCGAAATCTCAAGGAGT
Encoded here:
- a CDS encoding redox-regulated ATPase YchF, with protein sequence MERTTVSGEPRSGKSTLLRALGRTSPGAKHSHIVYSLPDETLVRIAQAEGSAQVTPVKLSFEEVGGRSVAPIRESDCVVVVVRPEASQDATQASKEGIGQVYRWVDTAILEDLSVIEGAIPRLKKIAAAGDRHVSVVVEASQKLVSLLESQDIEAARNLARDTSLIPKEWGLVISKPLIVIVNIDESLATNAEKLQRLVADKLAKVATAVIASPLEIEAGLAEIAEADADTAAEMAAEFSIETPIATRLASAVLRALGLIVFYTANDKEARAWLLPEGSTALEAAGRIHSDMERGFIRAEVIPAKKLLEVGSLKEARRRGAVRLEGKSYVVRPEDVLFVRFNV